ATTGTATTGTGCCGCTAATCATTGTATTGTGCTGCTAGTTATTGTATTGTGCCGCTAATCATTGTATTGTGCCGCTAACCATTATATTGTGCCGCTAATCATTGTATTGTGCCGCTAATCATTGTATTGTGCCGCTAGTCATTGTATTTTGCTGCTAATCATTGTATTGTGCCACTGATCATTGTATTGTGACTAATCATTGTATTGTGCCGCTAATCATTGTATTTTGCTGCTAATCATTGTATTGTGCCACTGATCATTGTATTGTGCATCTAATTGTTGTATTGTGCCACTAATTATTGTATTGTGCCGCTAACCATTGTATTGTGCCGCTAACCATTGTATTGTGCCGCTAACCATTGTAATGTGCCGCTAACCATTGTAATGTGCCGCTAACCATTGTAATGTGCCGCTAATCATTGTATTGTGCCGCTAATCATTGTAATGTGCCGCTAATCATTGTATTGTGCCCGGTGCCGCTAATCATTGTAATGTGCCGCTAATCATTGTATTGTGCCGCTAATCATTGTATTGTGCCACTGATCATTGTATTGTGACTAATCATTGTATTGTGCCACTGATCATTGTATTGTGCATCTAATCGTTGTATTGTGCATCTAATCGTTGTATTGTGCATCTAATCGTTGTATTGTGCCGCTAACCATTGTATTGTGCCGCTAATCATTGTATTGTGCCGCTAACCATTGTAATGTGCCGCTAACCATTGTAATGTGCCGCTAATCATTGTATTGTGCCGCTAATCATTGTAATGTCCCGCTAATCATTGTATTGTTCCCGGTGCCACTAATCATTGTATTATGCCGCTAATCATTGTATTGTGTCGCTAATCATTGTAATGTGCCGCTAATCATTGTAATGTGCTGCTAATTATTCTATTGTGCCACTAATCATTCTATTGTGCCGCTAATCATGGTATTGTGCCACTAACCATTATATTGTGCCACTAATCATTGTAATGTGTCGCTAATCATTGTAATATGCCGCTAACCATTGTATTGTGCCGCTAATCATTGTAATGTGCCACTAATCATTGTAATGTGTCGCTAATCATTGTATTGTGCCGCTAATTACTTTATTGTGCTGCTAATTACTGTATTGTGCAGCTAACCATTATATTGTGCCGCTAATCATTGTATTGTGCAGCTAATCATTGTATTGTGCCACTAATCATTCTATTGTGCCGCTAATCATTGTAATGTGCCGCTAATCATTGTAATGTGCCGCTAATCATTGTATTGTGCCACTAACCATTGTATTGTGCCGCCAATCATTGTAGTGTGTAGCTAATCATTGTAATATGCCGCTAACCATTGTATTGTGCCGCTAATCATTGTAATGTGCCGCTAATCATTGTAATATGCCACTAATCATTGTAATGTGCCGCTAATCATTGTATTGTGTCGCTAATCATTGTATTGTCGCTAATCATTGTAATATGCCGCTAATCATTGTAATATGCCACTAATCATTGTAATGTGCCGCTAATCATTGTAATGTGCTGCTAATCATTGTATTGTGCCGCTAATCATTGTAATGTGCCGCTAATCATTGTAATGTGCCGCTAACCATTGTATTGTGCCGCTAATCATTGTAATATGCCACTAATCATTGTAATGTGCCGCTAATCATTGTAATGTGCTGCTAATCATTGTATTGTGCCGCTAATCATTGTAATGTGTCGCTAATCATTGTAATATGCCGCTAACCATTGTATTGTGCCGCTAATCATTGTAATATGCCACTAATCATTGTAATGTGCCGCTAATCATTGTAATGTGCTGCTAATCATTGTAATGTGTCGCTAATCATTGTATTGTGCCGCTAATCATTGTAATATGTCACTAATCATTGTAATATGCCGCTAACCATTGTATTGTGCCGCTAATCATTGTAATATGCCACTAATCATTGTAATGTGCTGGTAATCAttgtattgtaaagttgtttaaagtagcactgaagtcaaaattaaactttcatgattcagctggagcatgcaattaaaaaaacaaaacctttccaattcatttccattatctaaatgtgcacaatcctttttatatgcacaatttttgCGGCACCAGgttctacttagcatgtgcaagagtgcacaatttatatgtatatgcattttgtgattggccgatggatgtcacatgattcaGGAAAAAATGATACAATTCTACCATAAtcctttaaaatgtcattctctagttcagtgtttttcaactagtgtgccatgagagatcctcaggtgtgccgcggcagactgacaacagtgtgacatattttttaaactttgcttgttttttactcccagtgcaggggtagtttgtaggaggcatggcataacaacacaatacatacagtatgtgtgtgtttgtgtgtatgtgtatatatatatatatgctgtatcaggctacaatgtgtgattttttttaaattttgggatggtggtgtgccacaggatttttttatgtaaaaaagtgttccactgcaaaaaaaaggttaaaaatcactgctctagttagtccatttaaagggacataaaattaaaaaatattcttttatgattcagatcatgAAGGTGACGtttaacaactttctgatttacttctattacattttcttcattcttcatATTCTTTGTTGGAGGAACAGCTATGCACTAGTGAGAACTAGTGGTAACCCAACGAAAAGAGATATTTGTGTGCAGCATAACtgatcctgaacctacctagatatgctttttaaataaggataccaagagaatgaaacaaattgggtaatagatataaattggaaaattgtttaacatcacACGTAttgtctgaattattaaagaaacaaattgggtttcatgtccctttaagttcactttttaatttactgtctctttaattttgaacattattttttctgtttgtgtcatttataatatatttatcagTTGCATTGATTTGTTTCCTCCCCAGGTGTTGAATTGCAGTCACAGAGTTCCCATAGCTCACTTCTTAATGTTGTGATCTCAGGACAGCGATGGCTTTGTGCCTGAATCAGGTATTTAATAAAGACAAGACTTTCCGCCCCAGGAAGAAGTTCGAGCCGGGAACACAGCGCTTTGAGCTGTACAAGAAAGCTCAGGCCTCTCTCAAGTCTGGCCTGGACTTAAAGACTGTGGTTCAGCTACCCCCGGGCGAGAATATCAATGACTGGATCGCTGTGCACCTTGTGGACTTTTTCAATAGAATCAATTTGATCTACGGCACCATGTCAGAGTTCTGCACAGAGAAGAGCTGCCCTATCATGTCTGGGGGTCTCAGATATGAATACAGGTGGCAGGATGAATACAAATACAGGAAGCCCACCAAGGTCTCTGCCCCGCTCTATATGAACATGCTGATGGAGTGGATTGAAACCTTAATTAACAATGAGGACATCTTCCCTACCAGAATGGGTGAGCGTTTGGTCTGGGAGcaaaataaagggtcttttcaatATATGCATCGTATACATctgtacttaaaggggcatgaaagacaAGAATAGACTCCCATTACAATGCACAATTATAAAACGTCTGTTAtaaaatttaaccctttttttaatcttttattgaaacttagctttccccccccccataagagcatactaacggctagatttagagttcggcggtagatgggctgttaacgccacgcgtgttttatgtctaacgcacggcattgtttgactccggtatttagagttaatataagaccatctaacgatgctcctaacgcgtgtatgtcacacgcgtaatcctgcccgcgttagacagtctcccatagagatcaatgggaaaggcaaaaaatagctttttttacctaacactcgatctcgcgagaatacgcacagctcggtcatatgacgcataccacatcatgcacaacaataacacgccgcaaatgtcacaacatcaatcaatcaacaaagcacacaagcattacacattcacaagcgggggaagttttaatactatttatacggggaatacgcatatactttaagatgcggaaaatcgcacaataacaacaaggattaaaaaatatatacatacactaaaaaaaaaatcgcattcaatatcattatatattatgaaaaacatacatatacaacacttcacgaagaacacaccatcgcaaattcacatttaaaaagaatactattggacaatgttagagaaaacgaccactatgacatcatcgcattctacacattccacaaataccaactcaaaatgagcatgcgcaaattaacacacctaatacacattgcaataatattaattgctaataaagcacacctgaacactaattacaatggaaattgggacatcattaaacatttacacagggtatataagcaccacacaagcagggcttctttgactgtgttgctggtgggtctttggagatttaagaatagagattttgcgattttttgagagtgagttagtgttagtgtgagagagtcagttggtagtgttagcgtgagagagtcagttggtagtgttagcgtgagagagtcagttggtagtgttagcgtgagatagtcagttggtagtgttagcgtgagagagtgagtgagttagtgggagttagcgggagtgggagagagtctgttagtgggagcgtgagtgagttagtgggagttattagtgatagttgttagtgtgagcgtcagttagtggtagttagtgagcgttagtgggagtgtttgttattgagaattagaagtagtgttagttagcgagcgagtgatttatctgtacacttaacacatttacacgcaaacacattcaatacatacatacacttatcaataacactacatacactccataccccctaccccctcatactacactccataccccattccttgtagtcccattccctttcatcccatttactcttatcccataccccatacccatcccatacccatcccctagttacatttagtttacatatcctccttttagtcttattcttttcgtttatttaaatactccttaccctctttgtttttttttacatccctcacactttaagcaccttttttgtctttttagttctttattttgaccccctttcatttcatcacactcactttttttttattatttggggtttagtttagggaggagatggaggccaggcaggggacaggtagaggggggagtagagggagggggagaggaacagggcaggaaggggggcaggaaggggggcaggaagcgggggtggaagcggtgggtggacccagccacttggttcaagatgaccaagtggctgggcccagtggcggtcagagtagggcttcacagtccgggaaacagagggcatcgtcacaggggaaggccaaggcgactagggaggcgaggtttacgatggaggagaaggaggccctcgtagaggcctatatggccaggtataggatgctgcagcaccagaagactaccccgactgacaggaggaggctctggaacgagattcggaatgcagtcaatgcagtgggttgccggaaccgggatatggattccatcaaacatcggtaccgggactgtaaacttgaacttaaaaaaaagttaagcctggaggcccgacatgccgcagggaccggtggcggccctgcccttgaaatggagtactgcagatgggaggaaatgttgcggcccagcatctccgaggtggaagtagtcggtatcggaggaatcgataccgggaacctgccactctcatctgacggtaagctcattgaacaataatttcacatacgaatgtatttcaatggacactatacgcaaacatttactttcatgattgaggtagcgaatacaatttgacaaaacattcaaatgtacttatattacataatttgattcattcttgagatatattttaatgaagaaatagccatgcacacggtgaaacaatcacaggaggcagctatattcagctaacaatcagaatcttataaacatatttagatatgcttttcagcaaagaatatccagagaatgaagctaattagataacaaaagtacattcgaaagttgatactaaatgtatgcttataaatcatgaaagataaaacattgggtttcatgtgttaaggatccgattaatgctattacgctgtttacacgcattctattacttatcggttacatcagtatctaggctataggttaggtgtgcatttaaacagactgaaaacaaacgcaaaaacattcacattgaccagatatcacaaacactgtttagaaaaagcggaaatataattgattgtttgttagatttcaaagtggattaatgattctgcatttgtaattgtatcgtaagctaagtcatttaaacctttatttgcaaatatgctaatatatacatttctttttttttttttttttaatatacagagtctggggacgaggcagcacagcctcctgcatctccccgggatgagagtggtggtgaggaattcccacttcggagggaagaggccccccgtgacgaacagcgcacgggagatgatcaagaggccccggaagcacaggaggatgccgctgaacccgcggaacccgaggtccctcaaagacccgcactccgccgtgcacgggcaccccgccgtgcacgggttcaacaggcacaacaagaagaaatagcggaggtgcgggttctactggagtacatagaccagatgcgtacctcccggatagaaaacatagaaggacgacgcagaatacttgatgggcagaatcaaataattcaaggccaaaacgaaataatcagtatactgaatacaatacaagaaggacaaacaagaatgttcaatcttcatcaggaaatgttcacatttttccgggaggcgcatgctggtctacctcctgttgctgggcctcttgttgctgggcctcttgttgctgggcctcttgctgctgggccatctcctcctgccggcccatctcatcctcctcctcctcctcagccatcttctcctcctcctcctcagccatcttctcctcctcctcctcagccatctactcctcaccttggtcgtcccagtactcttccttccactcctcccacaacagctccaaggaggactcttcggagtcggcagttgcctctcccagagcctcagccccgtgggaagaggggaaggaagaggaagtaagtatttttttccatcttaaatttttttttttgggtaatggataggtatgtgatgatgtggttttcatacacttgtggaccacactctgtatataatcgacttctatgggaccgggtccatggaggaagattctttgcagagtgtgggttataagtgtgtgaaaaccacatcatcacatacctatccttgttcatgatattgattggtttctgtgatgtgatgtccaaactgtttcccgaatcgctaactaaattaccataacaattatccatgatggcatattactgtttgaatgccaataacacagcttaaagggacagtcagaaaattattgattacaaagaaaacactgtattacgcattataaagtttgaaacaacaaaacatggagaaatacatgtgtgacttatgtgcttacccttgtatctatgactatgaaaaatgaccacttatttgttgttctgacataacaacattttagatatcaatgatcaatacatggtcaataatatgctgtatgagcacaagattttacatatacaaatgctatccaaatgccctctagtgctcaaattgtataatgattacaagcactcttcaagatttaagaaatgagcacaccaacctcataggtttagatagcaaatttagatagcaaatgttcaattgttgagaaacatttgatatccttgttattacagaattgacttttcgaataatgttaaaaaaatttttttcgaaactgtccctttaacaacattacatatgctaacacattttaagcttgttgctatatctacatgtactttgtcaaaaaaaatatttgaaaatcacatttatattgacgtgttaaataaagtctattttctttaagagacattattgtgttaatattttattgtaactatttttattttaacaatgaatatggtttaaagtccttttaggagtgggggggtgaaatatgctaacaaaaatatatttgaagattaaactatgtggatctcatacatgatacaaaaaaacaacatttgcattcaagggacagtatcctatattttttacataactgtatgtaatagacactactacaaacaacaagattaacatatactgatagcaatattaaaaagcttcaaacacttgcaaataaaatagggttagctatattttaaatatagatgaaccaccattacaaccgtaaaacacaataccccatcattaacatatgaaaagaacctttacacaaactggacaaagctggagatggtactcacatgaaactcattggctttgcgaggagtaagaaaattacttacattttcttacaacacaagacaaaataaacctattggttaaacaatggactatctaactagagacaaaatcaaatatttttatttataatgtgagtgtctaatgaacctttcataaaatatacaacgaaattacatttagaagaagtcggcatcatatatttagcatatgataaatgcatattgattactttattcaaacacaatagcgcatatttattaattagatatgttcaacattaaacacaacattaatttttaagaaaaaggaacattgttgacaaacatattaaacatggactgtagagatttgcacttgcctagaaatatcctatgcatgaaaacattttgctttcgttcgttgattcaaccagacatccagcaaaagagaatgtgttggtctttatcagctacgggtcaacaatgtaacatgatgcaaataatacatattcgcaagctttttaaaattgcatgcagtcacaaacgtttttaacgtgcacaaatattgcgggactacgcaatccaatcacacgtttttttaactttacatgtgccgtcttaacatggcgcttccttgatcacgtaagaacgccatccaatgaaaggcacattattgatcacgtaagaacgcccaaaaaaaaaaggcgcatccttgatcgcgtcaaaacgcaatccaataaaaggcatattcctgatcacgtaagaacgtcagtcaatacaaggaatcattggacagcctggcaggtgacgtcttaagcaacatggcgcatccgagatcgctgaaaaaccgcagacaatacaaggactcagtgacatcttggcatatcattaagaaacgtatttatattttaggaactagtatgtgtgtagattgctatctaggaatgtcaccaaattatgaatcatcttttcggacttgactgtcccttgaactatagctatggtgtatatctttaacatttaaaagatacacatgagaaatacatatgccattgatgttttaagatatctttggattgttgttgaataacaatagttatacatgtattgattaaacgtgtcatttattcaagtttaattatggtcagcctacctatagccatatatgggaggagatgtattttgttaacatattagttaactaatattcatcatctacattatttgtattacacacagagattgatttggttacactttgacaataatatagatttgaaaatgaaatacaggtgctgtcaacattacaataagattgtttattaataaaactatatgtccttgttcttgtaaaaaggacaaaaacgctttacaaatggaaatacattcatttacaatagtgatcaacatcacttaaagggacattattttgtttttaaaaagagcatacacatagtcaatactatttaaataaaatgaacactttacagggattatatcattgtatcaatactcagatcatttggtaaaggtgcatcaattcatgcagagtttataaatacacacatggatatgaacatttaaatatacatatatacacaaatacaaaaatatatatacatatataaagaaattactctgctaatcataatcaggcaatgatagagctaagagaaaataatataaacacaaataataagattacattggagatgttaatcttaaagtcatttactattgtcttacatatatgatttcattataacaaatagatttgttaggtccctttaag
This portion of the Bombina bombina isolate aBomBom1 chromosome 10, aBomBom1.pri, whole genome shotgun sequence genome encodes:
- the LOC128641010 gene encoding MOB kinase activator 3C isoform X4, whose product is MALCLNQVFNKDKTFRPRKKFEPGTQRFELYKKAQASLKSGLDLKTVVQLPPGENINDWIAVHLVDFFNRINLIYGTMSEFCTEKSCPIMSGGLRYEYRWQDEYKYRKPTKVSAPLYMNMLMEWIETLINNEDIFPTRMGIPFPKNFQQVCTKILTRLFRVFVHVYIHHFDGIISVGAEAHVNTCYKHFYYFITEFSLIDHRELEPLREMTERICH